One window from the genome of Equus asinus isolate D_3611 breed Donkey chromosome 29, EquAss-T2T_v2, whole genome shotgun sequence encodes:
- the LOC123282156 gene encoding uncharacterized protein: MRVTSEPSPCARCSASARTAPPGGPEVPRLGRGRGRLGARGAERRGAHSLPRTGVPAGRPGVCAAPPGPAQGLQELWRPVGLGGPGVVAGVGARGRGVKRGRSSRTARRFCACAAAAASALGNPGLFSVVALAPSRLLKAASVSVRAGPALVSVSRLPLSRLARRLLSRPDWSWSAPAASASPDFPGALAQPVQTPSLWARRRSPCVDASGEADVSSLTVPVSSERPPCAAAEAADAALLNITGPGLLSAEVGPPSPRSAVAGRGPDAPETPGAGLSCRADCAPARWARHPGAKRPCEVGGEARAQQGWSDKHASCVFVAFLKEASAIVRISWLRSFAKLQHSSALFRRFPKVCAWSRLFLGYLCAPQPHPRPLALM, translated from the exons ATGCGCGTCACTTCCGAGCCCTCCCCGTGTGCCCGGTGCTCTGCCTCAGCCCGCACGGCGCCCCCGGGCGGCCCGGAGGTCCCGCGGCTCGGGCGAGGGCGCGGCCGGCtgggggcgcgcggggcggagcgGCGCGGAGCTCACTCCCTGCCGCGGACGGGGGTCCCGGCGGGCCGGCCCGGGGTCTGTGCCGCCCCGCCCGGTCCGGCTCAGGGGCTGCAGGAACTCTGGAGGCCCGTGGGCCTTGGGGGCCCGGGGGTCGTGGCCGGCGTGGGCGCGCGCGGCCGCGGGGTCAAGCGCGGGCGGAGCTCCCGGACGGCGCGTCGCTTCTGCGCGtgcgcggccgccgccgcctctgCGCTTGGAAAC CCTGGCCTCTTCTCGGTCGTCGCCCTCGCTCCCTCCCGTCTCCTCAAAGCCGCCTCCGTTTCCGTGAGGGCTGGCCCTGCGCTGGTCTCAGTGTCTCGGCTCCCTCTTTCGCGGCTCGCTCGCCGGCTGCTGTCTCGCCCTGACTGGAGCTGGTCCGCGCCGGCGGCCTCCGCCTCTCCGGACTTCCCTGGAGCTCTCGCTCAGCCTGTCCAGACTCCCTCCTTGTGGGCGCGTCGCCGGTCGCCCTGCGTGGATGCCTCTGGTGAAGCAGACGTTTCCAGCCTGACGGTTCCGGTCAGCTCCGAACGGCCGCCCTGCGCGGCGGCGGAGGCGGCAGACGCAGCGCTTCTGAACATCACGGGCCCTGGCCTCCTCTCCGCGGAGGTCGGCCCCCCCTCGCCGCGGAGCGCGGTGGCGGGGCGCGGCCCTGACGCCCCTGAGACCCCGGGAGCAGGGCTGAGCTGCCGCGCAGACTGTGCACCAGCGCGATGGGCAAGGCATCCCGGGGCAAAG CGACCCTGTGAAGTGGGTGGCGAAGCCAGGGCACAGCAGGGCTG GTCAGACAAGCATGCCTCCTGTGTCTTTGTGGCGTTCCTAAAGGAAGCCTCTGCGATCGTCAGGATTTCCTGGCTACGATCATTTGCCAAACTGCAGCACAGCTCTGCACTGTTCCGGAGGTTCCCAAAGGTGTGCGCATGGTCACGGCTCTTCCTCGGGTACCTGTGCGCTCCTCAACCCCACCCACGTCCCCTCGCTCTTATGTGA